GCGCGATGGCCGATGGTGTGCGCCAGGTCGCGGGCCTGCCCGATCCGTTGGAAGGCGAGCACCGCGTGCTGAAGCGTTGGGAACGCCCCAATGGTTTGAAATTGGAGAAAGTGCGGGTGCCGCTCGGGGTGATCGGCATCATTTATGAATCGCGTCCGAATGTGACCGTCGATGCCTCGGTTTTATGCCTCAAAACGGCCAACGCAACGATCCTGCGCGGGGGCAAGGAGGCTTTCTTCTCCAACCAGGCGCTGGCGGATTTGATCGGCCGCGCCGCGGTGCAAACCGGGTTTCCGAAGGAAGTGGTCAGTTTTGTTCCCGTCACCGACCGCGAGGCGATCCCGATTTTGTGTTCGATGGACCGTTACATCGATTTGATGATACCCCGTGGCGGTTATGGATTGATAGAGACCGTGGTGCAACACGCGCGCATGCCGGTGTTGAAGCATTTCCACGGAGTCTGCCATGTTTATGTGCATCAAGCAGCGGATTTGGACATGGCGGAATCGATCCTCATCAATTCCAAATGCCAGCGCCCCGGCGTTTGCAACGCCGCGGAAACGCTTCTCGTGGACCGGAAGATCGCTTCGGCGTTTCTACCACGCGCCGCGCGGGCCCTTCGCGCGTAAGGCGTGAAGATTTTGGGCGATGCCGAAACCGGAACGATTCTTGGAGAAGCCGTGGAAGCGCCGAAAAACTGGACGACGGAATATCTGGATTTGGTGATGGCGGTGAGGGTGGTTGATGATCTAGCCCAGGCGGTGGACCATATTGAAACCCATGGCTCGCATCACAGCGATACCATCGTGACCCAGGAGAATGTGGCTGCGGAGGAGTTTTTGCGCCAGGTGGATTCGTCCGCGGTGTTTTGGAATGCCTCGACGCGTTTCAACGACGGAGGCGAGTTCGGGTTCGGGGCGGAGATCGGAATCAGCACCGACAAGCTCCACGCGCGCGGCCCGATGGCATTGGAAGAGCTGACCAGTTACAAATACCTCGTTCGCGGCACCGGCCAGCTCCGGAAGTGAACGGGTGTTAAGCAAAAGGTTAAAACCAGCACAATATCTCAAGCAGAACCGCAGATAAACGCGGGCTCAGGCATTTGCCGCGAGCAATACAAACCCCCTTTTCTTCCCCCTTGTCAGGGGGATAGATGCATCTGTTTCCAATCTAAAATGCCTTCCTTCGTGTCTTGGTGTCTTCGTGGTTAAACCAGTTTTTCCCGCGGCTTTGCGTGAGAAATGTGTTTGTTGCAGTTTCCCAGTCGTGCTTGACAAAGGCGCCCGGCTCTGCTTAGTTTGCCGGACGCTTCTTATCAAGAGCAGCTGAGGGACTGGCCCTGTGACGCTGCGGCAACCGGATACGGCGCAAGCCGAATCGACGAGGTGCCAAACCCAGCTCCGCCAAAAGCGGAGACGGATAAGGGAGCAGCAGACGATCTTCGTTTGTTTGTCTTCTTTATCCTCCTTGATCTGCGGCGTGTTTTGATAAGCAGAAAAAAGGTTGATAAATTATGGCAGAACCATTTTTTAATCATTTGAAATGCCGCGAGTGTGGGCGTCTTTATGACAAAAAGGCGATCCACGTCTGCGAATTCGACTTCGGCCCGCTGGAGGCCGATTACGACTACGCCCGCATCAAATCGGCGCTGAGCCGCAAGGTGATTGAAAGCCGCCCGCCCACCATGTGGCGGTATCGCGAACTTTTGCCCATCGACGGCGATCCGACGGTCGGATTGCAGGTTGGTTTCACGCCGCTGGTCAAGGCCGGACGGCTGGCCAAGGCGCTGGGCGTGAAGGAACTCTACGTCAAGAACGACACGGTCAACTATCCGACGCTCAGCTTCAAGGACCGCGTGGTGGCGGTGGCGCTTTCTCGCGCGAAGGAACTTGGGTTGAAAACTGTCGCCTGCGCCTCAACGGGCAACCTCGCCAATTCCGTGGCGGCCAATGCGGCCTCCGCCGGCCTGGACAGCTATGTGCTGATCCCGGCCGACCTGGAGCAGAGCAAGGTCTTGAACAGCCTGGTTTACGGCACCAAAGTGATAGGAATCCACGGCCCCTACGACCAGGTCAACCGGCTCTGCTCGGAAATCGCGGGCAAGTACGGCTGGGGTTTTGTGAACGTCAACCTGCGGCCCTATTATGCCGAGGGTTCCAAGACCATGGGCTTTGAAATTGCGGAGCAATTGGGCTGGCAGATCCCGGTTCATACCGTGGTTTGCATGGCCAGCGGCTCGCTCCTGACCAAGATACACAAGTCGTATAACGAACTGATCAAGATCGGCCTCGTCGGGGAAACGGGCTTTACCATCCACGGCGCACAGGCGGCCGGCTGCAATCCGATCAGTGCCGCGCGCAAATCGGGGACTGATTTGATCCGCCCGGTGCCGAAACCCAACACGATTGCAAAGTCGCTGGCCATTGGCACGCCCGCCGACGGCTATTATGCGGTCAAGGTCATGGAGCAGACCGGCGGTGCCGCAGAGGATGCGAGCGATGAAGAAATCATTTCGGGCATCAAATTGCTGGCGGAAACGGAAGGCATCTTTGCGGAAACGGCCGGCGGGGTGACCGTGGCTTGTACAAAAAAATTGATCGATACGGGAAAAATCCCGCGTGATGAACGGATTGTGATTTGCATCACGGGGCACGGGTTAAAGACGGTCGAAGCGGTACAGAACCATCTGGGCGCGCCGCGCTGCATCAAGCCGAGCTTGAAGGAATTCGACGCGCTGGTCGCGGGGGAAGTGACGGTTTGACTGGGAACCAAGAACCAAGAACCAGGAACGAAGAATACGAACCAAATTTATGAGCATACAAGTAAGCATTCCAACGCCGCTGCGCGGCTTGACGGGGAACCGGGACGAGGTCGAGGCGGCGGGGGCCAACATTACGGAAATCATTGCGGACCTGGAAAAAAATTATCCCGGCATCCGGGACCGATTGGTGGATGACAAGGGCAGCCTGCGCCGCTTTGTGAATATTTATGTCAACGGCGAGGATGTGCGCTTCCTGCAGGACAAGGAAACCAGCGTCAAGGAAGGGGACGAAATCAGCATCGTACCCGCCATCGCGGGGGGGTGATTGAGGTTTGCCACGCGCAGCGTTTTGGGCGGGCGTCATGTCGCCCGCGGGAAAAGCGAAAAGCGGCGTCGTGCCGCCGCAGTCCAAATTAGGACGCATGCCACCGTACTTATTAGGTCGCGGTACTATTAAAGCTGGAATCCGGCGCGGGATTGACTATAGGTGGTGCATGGCCAAATCCAAATGCAGATACTGGCTGAGTTTTGACGCCGACCGCGCGACGCAGCCGCTCATTTACCAGATGGGCAAAAAATATGATGTGGTCTTCAATATCCGCACGGCCAGCGTCAGCGAGACGATGGGCCTGATGGCCATTGAGTTGGAAGGCGAGCGCGAGGTGCTGAAACAGGCCATCGCCTGGCTGGAAGCGCAGGGCGTGGCCGTGGAACCGGTTGAGATCAACACCATCGAAGGCTGATTTGATTTTGCCCGCCATTTTTTCGCGCAAAGCCGCCAAGACGCAAAGGTCAAAGC
This region of Candidatus Methylacidiphilales bacterium genomic DNA includes:
- a CDS encoding NIL domain-containing protein; translated protein: MAKSKCRYWLSFDADRATQPLIYQMGKKYDVVFNIRTASVSETMGLMAIELEGEREVLKQAIAWLEAQGVAVEPVEINTIEG
- a CDS encoding glutamate-5-semialdehyde dehydrogenase, whose protein sequence is MNDLKSQIESLGPPVRKAARRLAAAGTAQKNLLLEAIAEKLGSEQKGILEANQKDLENGRKAGLNKAMLDRLELNAKRIGAMADGVRQVAGLPDPLEGEHRVLKRWERPNGLKLEKVRVPLGVIGIIYESRPNVTVDASVLCLKTANATILRGGKEAFFSNQALADLIGRAAVQTGFPKEVVSFVPVTDREAIPILCSMDRYIDLMIPRGGYGLIETVVQHARMPVLKHFHGVCHVYVHQAADLDMAESILINSKCQRPGVCNAAETLLVDRKIASAFLPRAARALRA
- a CDS encoding MoaD/ThiS family protein; the encoded protein is MSIQVSIPTPLRGLTGNRDEVEAAGANITEIIADLEKNYPGIRDRLVDDKGSLRRFVNIYVNGEDVRFLQDKETSVKEGDEISIVPAIAGG
- the thrC gene encoding threonine synthase: MAEPFFNHLKCRECGRLYDKKAIHVCEFDFGPLEADYDYARIKSALSRKVIESRPPTMWRYRELLPIDGDPTVGLQVGFTPLVKAGRLAKALGVKELYVKNDTVNYPTLSFKDRVVAVALSRAKELGLKTVACASTGNLANSVAANAASAGLDSYVLIPADLEQSKVLNSLVYGTKVIGIHGPYDQVNRLCSEIAGKYGWGFVNVNLRPYYAEGSKTMGFEIAEQLGWQIPVHTVVCMASGSLLTKIHKSYNELIKIGLVGETGFTIHGAQAAGCNPISAARKSGTDLIRPVPKPNTIAKSLAIGTPADGYYAVKVMEQTGGAAEDASDEEIISGIKLLAETEGIFAETAGGVTVACTKKLIDTGKIPRDERIVICITGHGLKTVEAVQNHLGAPRCIKPSLKEFDALVAGEVTV